One stretch of Heptranchias perlo isolate sHepPer1 chromosome 29, sHepPer1.hap1, whole genome shotgun sequence DNA includes these proteins:
- the LOC137299452 gene encoding CDC42 small effector protein 2-like, with amino-acid sequence MSEFWLCFNCCIAEQPQPKRRRRIDRSMIGEPTNFVHTSHMGAGDMFGDRMHSLNDVHGQMQSKGGYSDTVPISIQTMQLIDTTAA; translated from the exons ATGAGTGAATTCTGGTTATGTTTTAACTGCTGTATTGCAGAACAACCACAGCca AAAAGGCGGAGGCGGATAGACAGGAGTATGATTGGAGAACCAACAAATTTTGTTCACACATCGCACATGGGGGCTGGAGATATGTTTGGGGATCGAATGCACTCT CTGAATGACGTACATGGCCAGATGCAATCTAAGGGTGGCTACAGTGACACAGTGCCAATTAGTATTCAGACAATGCAGCTTATCGATACAACAGCAGCATAG